A section of the Subtercola frigoramans genome encodes:
- a CDS encoding ParB/RepB/Spo0J family partition protein produces the protein MANPKRTGLGRGIGALIPTIDESRSTSPVDVFFAERGAGEAELVSVPGARLANLAPASIVPNAKQPRTEFDADDLAELVQSIREVGVLQPIVVRQLPAQPGLAQEYELVMGERRLRASKELGLDTIPAVIKDTADENMLRDALLENLHRSQLNPLEEASAYQQLLDDFDITQEQLASRIGRSRPQITNTIRLLKLPTAVQKRVAAGVLSAGHARAILSVVDVEEMGRLADKIVNEDLSVRAAEAAASRTPRARRVRPTAGRRNDHLDEIAERLGDRLNTRVKVSLGATRGQIVIDFATIQDLNRILSDLGDQGFGSSRSS, from the coding sequence ATGGCTAACCCCAAACGCACTGGACTTGGCCGCGGAATCGGGGCACTGATTCCCACGATCGACGAATCACGGTCGACAAGTCCGGTCGATGTCTTCTTCGCAGAGCGTGGTGCAGGTGAAGCCGAGCTGGTCTCGGTGCCAGGCGCTCGTCTCGCCAATCTCGCGCCCGCATCGATCGTGCCGAATGCCAAACAGCCACGGACGGAGTTCGATGCTGATGATCTTGCCGAATTGGTGCAGTCGATCCGCGAGGTTGGGGTGCTTCAGCCGATCGTGGTTCGTCAACTGCCCGCACAGCCGGGGCTTGCCCAGGAATATGAACTCGTCATGGGTGAGCGACGACTTCGGGCAAGCAAGGAACTGGGGCTCGACACGATCCCCGCCGTCATCAAAGACACAGCCGATGAGAATATGCTCCGGGACGCACTTCTGGAGAACCTGCACCGTTCCCAGCTGAATCCTCTCGAAGAGGCGTCAGCGTACCAACAACTTCTCGACGACTTCGACATCACACAAGAACAGCTTGCGTCTCGGATTGGCCGGTCGAGGCCACAGATCACGAACACCATTCGGCTTCTGAAGCTGCCGACGGCCGTGCAGAAGCGCGTCGCAGCAGGCGTGCTGAGTGCTGGTCACGCGAGGGCGATTCTGTCTGTTGTCGACGTGGAGGAGATGGGGCGCCTTGCCGACAAGATTGTGAACGAGGATCTGTCGGTGAGGGCGGCGGAGGCCGCAGCATCCAGAACCCCCCGGGCACGCCGGGTGCGGCCGACGGCCGGGCGTCGCAACGACCACCTCGACGAGATCGCCGAGCGTCTGGGTGATCGACTCAACACGCGTGTCAAGGTGAGCCTGGGTGCGACTCGCGGCCAGATTGTGATCGATTTCGCAACGATTCAGGACCTGAACAGAATCCTGAGCGATCTCGGAGATCAGGGGTTCGGGTCTAGCAGGTCCAGTTGA
- the rsmG gene encoding 16S rRNA (guanine(527)-N(7))-methyltransferase RsmG: MSDIDYDEVLRSLESEPASAQAMFGDRIGVARAFVSNLARHGEEYGLIGPVELPRLWSRHVLNCVAVAPLMRPGRVGDIGSGAGLPGLVLAIARPDVSFVLIEPMERRVKWLNDQAAELGLDNVSVVRARAQDVGLPDALDQVTARAVSALSKLVPLCAPLVRRGGELVLMKGAGAEREIEDAGKVIRKFGLRDVRVEVLGVGVLTDPTRVVRATVS; this comes from the coding sequence ATGAGCGATATCGATTACGACGAGGTCCTCCGTTCGCTCGAGAGTGAACCCGCTTCAGCACAAGCCATGTTCGGGGATCGGATCGGCGTCGCTCGTGCATTCGTCAGTAATCTTGCGCGACATGGCGAGGAGTATGGCCTGATTGGCCCTGTCGAACTACCTCGTCTCTGGAGCCGGCACGTGCTGAATTGTGTAGCAGTGGCGCCGCTGATGAGACCTGGCCGAGTTGGCGACATCGGCAGCGGCGCTGGCCTCCCTGGCCTGGTATTGGCAATTGCTCGCCCTGACGTGTCGTTCGTACTCATTGAGCCCATGGAACGCCGGGTGAAGTGGTTGAACGACCAGGCTGCTGAACTCGGCTTGGACAACGTCTCGGTTGTTCGCGCCCGAGCTCAGGATGTTGGGCTCCCTGATGCTCTCGATCAGGTGACGGCCCGCGCCGTCAGCGCCCTGTCGAAACTGGTGCCCTTGTGTGCTCCTCTTGTTCGGCGGGGCGGCGAGCTTGTGCTCATGAAGGGCGCGGGCGCGGAGCGTGAGATTGAGGACGCTGGCAAGGTGATTCGCAAGTTCGGCTTACGCGATGTCAGGGTCGAAGTGCTCGGGGTGGGCGTGCTGACCGATCCGACTCGCGTCGTTCGTGCAACTGTGTCCTGA
- a CDS encoding ParA family protein produces MTSESVGFDASTPLAREIADLSQRRRAIAVAEFPLPPKTRVFTVANQKGGVGKTTTTVNLAAALAKTGAKVLVVDLDPQGNASTAVGVDHRAETLSVYDILIRDVSLEDVVQKSPEFDRLYCAPATIHLAGAEIELVPLVARELRLRESLNAYLSRAEERGEPFDYVFIDCPPSLGLLTINAFVAAREVLIPIQCEYYALEGLSQLLSNIALIERHLNPNLAVSTILLTMYDGRTRLASQVADDVRNHFPTETLQAIIPRSVRISEAPSYGQTVISYDPNSPGSLSYLEAASEIARRGVHNHG; encoded by the coding sequence ATGACAAGCGAATCGGTCGGCTTCGACGCTTCGACTCCCCTTGCACGCGAGATCGCAGACCTTTCACAGCGAAGACGAGCTATCGCTGTCGCGGAGTTTCCACTCCCCCCGAAGACGAGGGTGTTCACCGTGGCGAACCAGAAGGGCGGGGTCGGGAAGACCACTACGACTGTCAATCTGGCCGCCGCGTTGGCGAAGACGGGCGCGAAGGTATTGGTCGTCGACCTCGATCCGCAGGGAAACGCGTCGACGGCGGTCGGAGTGGATCATCGAGCAGAGACGTTGAGTGTGTATGACATTCTGATCCGGGATGTCTCATTGGAAGACGTCGTGCAGAAGAGTCCTGAGTTCGATCGTCTCTATTGCGCGCCGGCGACCATCCACCTTGCGGGCGCGGAGATAGAATTAGTTCCACTCGTCGCGCGTGAACTCCGCCTGAGAGAAAGCCTGAATGCCTATTTGAGCCGGGCCGAAGAACGTGGGGAACCGTTCGACTACGTTTTCATCGACTGCCCACCCTCCTTGGGGTTGTTGACGATCAATGCGTTCGTCGCCGCCCGCGAGGTTCTCATTCCCATTCAATGCGAGTATTACGCGCTCGAGGGCCTGAGTCAGCTTCTTTCGAATATCGCGTTGATCGAACGACACCTCAATCCCAACCTCGCCGTTTCGACGATTCTCCTGACAATGTACGACGGTCGCACTCGCCTTGCCTCCCAGGTGGCTGACGATGTGCGCAATCATTTTCCGACCGAGACGCTCCAAGCGATCATCCCGCGCTCTGTGCGTATTTCAGAGGCGCCGAGTTACGGCCAGACCGTCATCAGCTACGACCCGAATTCCCCCGGGTCACTTTCTTATCTTGAAGCAGCATCAGAAATCGCACGACGAGGAGTACACAACCATGGCTAA
- the yidC gene encoding membrane protein insertase YidC, whose protein sequence is MDIPGFISTILWPIKWVVEFLLVSFHTLFTALGMDPAEGLTWVLSIVGMVLVIRAALIPVFVRQIKSQRKMLEVAPQLKKIQDKYKGKKDQFSREAMSRETMELYKRTGTNPLSSCLPLLLQMPIFFSLFSVLNDAQKGQAGVGLLNSELAQQFGNAKLFGIAPLHESFQQATVTGDVAVMVIAVIMVILMTGSQFITQLQIMSRNQSPEAKNSPMFKQQRILLYILPLVFAFSGFTFPLGVMFYWLTSNFWTMGQQFLVIRNMPTPGSEAAKAREARLAKKGKLNIQTAGDGSISHVVLDSSKPVTTQRQQPVGKNRAKKQGEKK, encoded by the coding sequence ATGGATATTCCCGGATTCATCAGTACCATCCTGTGGCCCATCAAGTGGGTCGTGGAATTTCTGCTCGTGTCGTTTCACACGCTGTTCACGGCCCTTGGGATGGACCCTGCTGAGGGGCTGACCTGGGTGCTGTCGATCGTCGGCATGGTGCTCGTGATCCGTGCGGCGCTCATCCCCGTCTTCGTGCGGCAGATCAAGAGTCAACGCAAGATGCTTGAGGTCGCCCCACAACTGAAGAAAATTCAGGATAAGTACAAAGGAAAGAAAGATCAGTTCTCTCGCGAGGCAATGTCTCGGGAGACGATGGAGCTGTACAAGCGAACCGGTACGAATCCTCTCAGCTCGTGCCTTCCACTCCTGCTACAGATGCCGATCTTCTTCTCCCTCTTCTCTGTTCTGAATGACGCACAGAAGGGACAGGCCGGGGTCGGCCTGTTGAACTCCGAGCTCGCGCAGCAGTTCGGCAACGCCAAACTCTTCGGTATCGCTCCCCTTCATGAGAGTTTTCAGCAGGCGACAGTGACGGGTGACGTGGCTGTGATGGTCATTGCCGTCATCATGGTGATCCTCATGACGGGTTCCCAGTTCATCACGCAACTTCAGATCATGTCCCGGAACCAGTCCCCTGAGGCAAAGAACAGTCCGATGTTCAAACAACAGCGGATCCTGCTCTACATCCTTCCTCTGGTATTCGCCTTCTCTGGTTTCACGTTCCCTCTCGGCGTGATGTTCTACTGGCTGACGTCGAACTTCTGGACGATGGGACAGCAATTCCTGGTCATTCGAAATATGCCCACACCTGGTAGCGAAGCCGCAAAAGCACGTGAGGCAAGGCTTGCAAAGAAGGGCAAGTTGAACATCCAGACCGCGGGAGACGGGTCGATCAGCCATGTCGTGCTCGACTCGTCGAAGCCGGTGACCACCCAGCGTCAGCAGCCGGTGGGGAAGAACAGAGCCAAGAAGCAGGGTGAAAAGAAATGA
- a CDS encoding Jag family protein has translation MSDVTDVNTQEFVELSDGPGKSGVDARLVEQTESTDHTDSSENPATGSLEDEGDIAADYIEELLDICDLDGDIDIDARGGRAYVSVNSSEDSNLRLLSNPDTVQALQELTRLAVQTKTGGFSRLILDVGGSRQAREAELARLVATAIDRIEVGGESMVALDAMSSYERKVVHDLVAERGFASASEGEGRDRHTVISAA, from the coding sequence ATGAGTGATGTGACCGACGTGAACACGCAGGAGTTCGTAGAGTTGTCCGACGGACCCGGGAAGTCCGGCGTGGACGCCCGTCTTGTCGAGCAGACCGAGTCGACCGACCATACTGATTCCTCAGAGAATCCGGCCACTGGCAGCCTCGAAGATGAGGGTGACATTGCAGCCGACTACATCGAGGAACTCCTGGACATCTGCGATCTCGACGGAGATATCGACATCGATGCCCGTGGTGGTAGAGCCTACGTCTCTGTCAATTCCTCCGAAGACAGTAACCTTCGGCTCCTTTCCAATCCCGACACCGTTCAGGCTCTCCAGGAGCTCACGCGCCTGGCCGTGCAGACGAAGACCGGTGGATTCTCGCGTCTCATTCTCGACGTCGGCGGCAGTCGCCAGGCTCGAGAGGCCGAGCTTGCACGTCTGGTGGCAACAGCGATCGATCGGATCGAAGTCGGTGGCGAGAGTATGGTCGCCCTGGATGCAATGTCTTCCTATGAACGCAAGGTGGTTCATGACCTGGTTGCAGAGCGCGGTTTCGCCTCGGCTTCTGAAGGCGAAGGGCGCGATCGCCACACTGTGATCAGCGCAGCGTAG
- a CDS encoding D-alanine--D-alanine ligase family protein, protein MTDSPAKRSVVVLAGGISHEREVSLRSGRRVADSLMARGHRVTMREPDSTLLSFLEDASPDLVWPALHGASGEDGSLRALLSAQGIAYVGSESASAQLAWHKPTAKVLVSRAGFATPESITLPRETFRELGASQVLDGVLKHLGTPVVVKPAMGGSAQGVTVVENDVDLPRAVVDAYTYGETALIEQKIVGTEISIGVLDTGAGAFALPAVEIVPRSGVYSYEARYNAGETEFFTPARLEDDWAEAAAHAALSIHQTLGLRHLSRIDLIIDDSGIPWFLEANVMPGLTETSLVPLAIVADGLSLGSVYEQLGELAIRDSRHSESD, encoded by the coding sequence ATGACTGACTCACCCGCCAAGCGTTCCGTCGTCGTTCTCGCTGGGGGCATCTCCCATGAACGTGAAGTCTCCCTGCGCTCCGGTCGCCGTGTTGCCGACAGTCTGATGGCGCGCGGGCACCGCGTGACCATGCGCGAGCCCGACAGCACACTCCTGAGCTTCCTCGAGGACGCCTCGCCCGACCTGGTCTGGCCGGCACTACACGGCGCCAGCGGCGAAGACGGCTCCCTGCGTGCTCTGCTCAGTGCTCAGGGAATCGCCTACGTCGGCTCAGAGTCTGCATCGGCACAGCTGGCCTGGCACAAGCCGACGGCGAAGGTGCTGGTTTCCCGTGCCGGATTCGCCACCCCGGAGTCCATTACCCTACCCCGTGAAACGTTTCGTGAACTGGGTGCCAGCCAGGTGCTCGATGGTGTGCTGAAACACCTCGGTACCCCCGTCGTGGTGAAACCGGCCATGGGTGGGTCCGCACAGGGCGTGACCGTCGTCGAGAACGACGTCGATCTACCCCGGGCCGTGGTCGATGCGTACACCTATGGCGAGACCGCCCTTATCGAACAGAAGATCGTCGGCACTGAGATCTCCATTGGCGTCCTTGACACCGGCGCGGGTGCTTTCGCCCTCCCGGCAGTCGAAATCGTGCCCCGATCAGGGGTTTATTCCTACGAAGCTCGTTACAATGCGGGTGAGACGGAGTTCTTCACTCCCGCTCGACTCGAAGACGACTGGGCCGAAGCCGCCGCACACGCCGCACTGAGCATCCATCAGACCCTGGGTCTTCGTCACCTCTCGCGAATCGACCTGATCATCGATGACAGCGGAATTCCGTGGTTCCTCGAGGCGAATGTGATGCCCGGACTCACTGAAACGTCTCTGGTGCCTTTGGCGATCGTCGCCGACGGCCTGAGTCTCGGCTCGGTCTACGAGCAGCTCGGCGAGCTCGCCATCCGCGATTCACGCCACTCTGAATCGGACTGA